The nucleotide window TGTGCCATATCGGCTTCGGCGCCTTTCACCGCGCCCATCAGGCCGTCTATACCGATCAGTTGATCGGCATGGGCAAGACTGAATGGGCCTATCGTGAGATCGAACTGATGGGACCCACCGCCCTGCTCGACGGTCTGGCCGAACGCGGCTACCTTTATACCGTGGTTGAAAATGGCGCAGAGGCCCAGGACGCCCGGATCGTCGGCTCGGTGATCGATCACCGGCACATGGCCAATGCTGGATCTGAGGGCATCATCGAAGCCATTTCCGAGGATGCCATTGCGCTGGTCTCGATCACCGTGACGGAAAAGGGCTATACGCTGGCCGCCAACGGCGGGCTTGACTTCGAGAATCCGATGGTCAAGGCCGATCTGGCCAATCCGCAAGCCCCGAAGACTGTTGTCGGAACGCTGGTTGCCGGTCTTGCCCGGCGCAAGGCCGAGGGCAAGAAGCCCTTCACCATCCTCTCCTGTGACAACCTGCCTTCCAACGGCCACATGACGCGGCGAGCGGTGCTCGACTTTGCCCGCGCCGTGGACGCAGAGCTTGCCGCATGGATTGAGCGAGAGGCCCGCTTCCCCTCCACCATGGTTGACCGCATCGTGCCTGCCATGACCGAGGAGAGCCATCAGGTTCTGGCCGCTTGCGCTGGCTATGGCGACCCGGCAGGGATCGTCTGCGAACCGTTCCGCCAGTGGGTCATCGAGGATGATTTTGTCTCGGGCCGCCCGGACTGGAATCTGGCCGGAGCGACCTTCACCAAAGATGTGCTGCCCTATGAGAACATGAAACTGCGCATGCTCAACGGCTCGCACTCCTTCCTTGCCTATCTTGGCTATCTGGGCGGCTATGAGACCATTGCCGATACCATGGGCGATGCTGCCTACAAGAAGGCGGCACACGACCTGATGGTCAAGGAGCAGGCGCCGACGCTCGAAGCACCGGAAGGGGTTGATCTTGGCGACTATGCCGATGCCCTGATCGGACGCTATTGCAATCCGAACATCCGCCATCGCACATGGCAGATTGCCATGGATGGCAGCCAGAAACTGCCTCAGCGGGCGCTGGAATCCATCGCCCATCACCTCAAGGCTGGCACACCCTACCCGCGGCTGGCCCTGCTGGTGGCAGGCTGGATGAACTATGTGAGCGGGACTGACCTTCAGGGTCAGCCGATCGATGTGCGAGATCCGCTCGCCGACAGGCTCAGGGCGCTCGCCAGCGGCGACAGCGCAGAGGCCATCGTCAGCGGCCTGATGCAGAAATCCGGCGTTTTCCCTGAAGAGCTGGCCAAGAGTGCCCCATTGCAGGCAGCCCTGATCGAGGCCTATCAATCCATCCGGAACAAGGGCGTCAAGCAGGCCATCGCGTCACTCGCCTAGCCCCGCCGAGGCGACAGCCATCGCCGTCATGATTGACACCAGATGACAATGGCAGCCCGAAGGCTGCCATTTCCGTGAATGCCCTAGAGCTGCTCGACCATTTCATGGCCCGCACCGGTCCAGCGGAAAAACAGCGGCGTGGCGTTGGGAGCGGATGGTGCGTCGGCACCGATCCCGACCATGCTCATGACGGCGCGGATCACACCTGCGTGGCAGACGAAGACGGGCAGACAGGCGGGCGTTCTGGCGGCCGTTTTGGTGCAGCATTCGGTGATCGCGTTATGAACCCGCTCGACCAGTGTGTCCCACGTTTCACCGTCCCTTGGTTCTGCATGGCGGGCCGGCAGCTCGCTGACGAGCTTGCCTTCGAACTCGCCCCAATTTCGTTCACGCAGATCCTGATGAATTTCGAAGCTGCGACCAGGAAAGGCCAGACGGCAGGTATCCTGTGCTCTGGTCTTGGGGCTGACATAAAGGACAGTCTCCATTTCCCATTTGAGACTGGCGAGCTGGCTTGCCTGCTCTCTGCCCAGATCAGACAGAGGTACATCGGTTTCGCCTGCGACGATGAAGTCGCGGTTGGCAGTGGTCTGCCCATGACGGATCATGCAAAAGGTGCGTTGCGGTAGGGACGGGAAGGACATGGGGGGTGTTCTCTTTTGGGCTCTTGTGGGACATGGACGCGTCACCAACGCCCCAAAGCGATCCTTGCGGCGTTATTCGTGGTGAGCAGGCTGATTTTGAAGACGGAATGTTCGTAAAAGGTCGGGAACTGCAAATGGTGTATAACCCGACTGATGGCTTGTCCAGAGCCAGAGGCGAGAAAGTCGAGACACGCGGACAGCGCAGGCGTATGGCTCGGACCCGAGAGCTCCTTTCCCCGTTGATCAGGAGCTCTTGATCAGGGCCGTTTAGTTGGGGGATTCGGGTCGGGAGAGTGCGCGATTGACCAGATCGATCTGCCGTCGGACGATCTCATGCACATCAAGGGCGGTGAAACCGATGTCCTTCATGAAACCGAACCCGAAGGACAGCGCCAGAACCGACATGGCAACCTGTTCGGCATCCGCGTTCTTGTGAAGCTCACCGGCCTCCTGCGCAGCCCTCAGCAACTCGGTGTGCTTGGTCTTGCTGTTGTTCATGATCTGGATGAGAACCGACTGCATGGCCGGGCTCATCCGGGAAGCTTCCATAAGGTCCTTGTAGAGACGGGCGAAATCTTCCTTTATTTCAGGGCTCGCGCAGCCACCAAGATTGGCGATCAGTTTCTCGATTGGTGACGTCGTTTTGATTTGACTGAGGAACTCGTTCTTCATACGCTGCCAGAGACACAGAAATGCCTCCGCGCGCAAGGCGTCAGCGGAGTCAAAATGGTGGTGAATCTGCCCCGGAGACGAGGCAGTGACCTTTGCCACATTTCTGACGGTTGCTGCGGCCAGCCCCTGATGCTGAATGACATCAATGGCCGCCTCAATGATTTCAGAGCGTCTTTGCTCTTTCGGTAGATAGGACATATTTATTTTCCAAAGCGACACATTGCCCTGATCTGTCGTTTACAGAATCAAGGCATTTGTTAAATAAATCGCTATAAGAATAGAATCAAACTGGACACCAGTGCAATTTGGACATATGTACAATTGTTCAACTGCCCAATTCCAGGACTGCTGTTGTGTCATCACCAATTCATGCCCTACAGGGCTGTGTCCTGTGGGAGTTTGTCCTTTTTCTAGTTGTGGAAGGTACCATGCCTCATTCTTCCAGAAACCATCTTCTCGCCGTTGCGCTTGGCCTTGCGTTTGGTCTCTCTTTGGCTCCATCCATCAGCATGGCTCAAGGCGCCCAGCGTCCCCCTGCAATGGTGACGACCAAGGAAATCAAGCCTGAAACGGTCACCATCAGCGAAGAGCTGCCCGGTCGCGTTTCAGCCTTCCGCACGGCAGACATCCGCCCTCAGGTTGGCGGCATTCTTGAGAAACGCCTGTTTGAACAGGGTATTGACGTCAAGGAAAACCAGCCTCTTTTCGAGATCGCTTCGGAAACCTACGAAGCACAGGTTGAAAATGCACGCGCTGCATTGACCAGCGCCGAAGCGTCACTCGATCTTGCCAATATCAAGCTTGATCGTGCCAGACAGCTGTTCGAGAAGCAATCGGCCAGCCAGCAGACCTATGATAGCGCTCAGGCCGAAGCCAAGAGCGCTGAGGCGAGCGTCGCCGCAGCGAGGGCCACCTTGAAGGCCCAGCAGATCAATCTTGATTTTACCACGGTGCGATCTCCTATCCCGGGGCGCATTGGAGCCGCTCTTGTCAGTGAAGGCTCACTGGTGTCTGCCAACCAGCCTCAAGCGCTGGCAACGGTCCAGCAGGTTGACAAGGTTTATGTTGACCTGCGCCGGTCTGCGCTTGATCTGCTCAAGATGCAGAAAATGGCCAATCTGGCCCCAGATACTTCGTCCATCGAGATTCTTGGCGTTGATGGCACTGCCTACAAGCAAAAGGGCCAGCCAATCTTTACCGACGTCACGGTGGATGAATCCACCGGCGATGTGACCATGCGTGTTCTGGTTGACAATCCAGACCAGGATCTGCTCCCGGGCATGTTCGTGCGTGCACTGGTACCGCTCCAGACCGTTGAGAATGCCTTGTTGGTTCCCCAGCAGGCCATTATTCGCGGCTTGTCGGGCGATGCGCGTATCGTTGTGGTTGACGGCGAGGGCAAAGCACATTTCAGAGATGTGGTTCTGGGCGAGTTGGTCAAACGAAGCTACATCGTCACGGAAGGTCTCGAGCCGAACGAGACTGTCATCATTCGTGGCCAGACACGCGTTGCTCAGGACGGTGCACAAGTGAATGCGACCCCTGCAGAACAGCCCAAACAGTAACGGGAATTTCTGATGCCTAGTTTTTTCATCGATAGACCCGTGTTTGCATGGGTCATAGCGATCTTTATCATGCTCGGAGGGCTGCTGACCCTCTCTTTGCTGCCAGTCACGCGCTATCCGGACATTGCGCCGCCAAGCGTATCCATTCGTGCAACCTATCCTGGCGCTTCTCCCGAAGTGGTCAACGACAGTGTTATCAGCATCATCGAGCCCGAGTTGTCCGGTGTAAAGCATCTGCTTTATTTTGAATCCACCGCCAACTCTTCTGGCATGGCAACCGTCACCGCAACATTCGAATCCGGCACGGATCCCGAATTGGCGCAGGTGGATGTGCAGAACAAGATCAAGTCGATCGAGCCTCGGCTGCCAGAAGCGGTGCAGCGAACGGGTCTGGAAATCGAATCCTCCTCCTCGGGCTTCCTGATGGTTGTTGCCTTGACATCACCGGATGGCAAGCAAACGGCGCTTGATCTGGGCGACTATATGGAACGCAATCTGGTCCAGCCCCTCAACCGGGTGGATGGCGTCGGGCGCGTTCAGTCCTTTGTGTCCAAAAAGGCGATGCGTGTCTGGATCGACCCGCACAAGCTGCTTTCCTATTCTCTATCGGTCTCTGATGTGACCGGTGCCATTGCTGCGCAGAATGTTCAGATTTCGCCGGGCCGCGTTGGGGCAGAACCAACCGTGGAAGGGCAGAGAATTGGTGTGCCGCTGACCGTTGAAGGCCAGCTCAGTACGCCAGAAGAATTTGAAAATATCGTTCTGCGCTCCAATCAGGACGGCTCGAAGCTGATACTGGGCGATGTGGCCCGTGTTGAAGTCGGGGCAGAGACCTATGCCTTTGTCTCGCGCATCAATGGCGCCGCATCCGCTGCCATGGCAATTCAGCTGGCTCCGGGAGCCAACGCCATGCGCGTGTCCCAGGCCGTTCAGGATCGCATGACCGATCTGGCAACCGCCATGCCCGACGGCATGGAATGGTCCGTGCCTTACGACACCTCGCCATTTGTTGCCATCTCAATCGAGAAGGTGGTGCATACCCTGATCGAGGCCATGATCCTCGTGTTCCTGGTGATGCTGCTGTTCCTGCAGAAGATCCGCTACACGCTCATTCCGGCAATCGTGGCACCCATTGCATTGGCTGGCACGCTTGTCGTCATGTATGCCTCAGGTTTTTCGATCAACGTGCTGACCATGTTCGGCATGGTGCTCGCCATCGGTATCATCGTGGATGACGCCATCGTGGTGGTCGAAAACGTCGAGCGTATCATGGCAACCGAAGGGCTCCCTCCCAAGGAGGCGACCCGAAAGGCCATGAAGCAGATCACCAGCGCCGTTATCGGCATCACGCTGGTGCTGACGGCGGTGTTCATTCCCATGGGCATGCAGTCTGGCGCCGTGGGTGAGATCTATCGACAGTTCACCATGTCCATGGCTGTGTCGATCCTGTTCTCGGCCTTCCTTGCCCTTTCGATGACCCCGGCGCTCTGTGCGACCCTGCTCAAACCGATCGACCCGGATCATCACGCCTCCAAGGGCGGTTTCTTTGGCTGGTTCAACCGCGGGCTGGATGGCATCACCAATGTCTATACACGCATGGTTGCCGTGTTTGCCCGCAAGGTCGCGATCATGGCTGTGCTCTATCTGGCCATCGTGTCCGGGCTTGGCTATAGCTTCATCAAGCTGCCGACCTCGTTCCTGCCGGTGGAAGATCAGGGTGCTTTCATCACCCTTTACAGCCTGCCTTCGGAAGCAACCCAGGAGCGGACCAAGGAAATCGTCTCCATGTATGAGCATCACGCTCATACACGCGAAGCGACCAAGGATGTGTTCGCCGTCGTGGGCTTCAGCTTCAGTGGCATGGGCTCCAATACGGCGCTGTCCTTTACGACACTGAAAGACTGGGCGGAACGCGATTCAAGCGCAGGCAATGAGGCCAATATCGCCAACAGAACCATGTTTGCGGCTCCGGAGGGGCAGATCTACAGTATCCTGCCACCATCCATTCCGTCTCTGGGCACGTCTTCGGGCTTTGCCATGCGTCTTCAGGACCGTGCCGGTCTTGGCAACGAAGCATTGGTCAATGCGCGAAACCAGTTGCTCGGCATGGCCGCACAAAGCCCGTTGCTGATGGGCGTCCGTCCAGACGGCTTGCCGCAAGGTGCCAGCATCCGGCTTGAAATCGACCGGCAGAAAGCGGAATTCCTTGGTGTTCCCTTTACCTCCATCGCCTCGACACTGTCTTCGGCCATGGGCTCCAACTATGTCAACGACTATAGTTATCAGGGCCAGTTGCGTCGGGTGACCGTGCAGGCCGATGCCCCATACCGCATGCAGATCGAAGATGTGCTGAAGCTCAACCTGCCAAGCTCCACCGGGGCCATGGTCGAACTTTCAGAGGTCGTGAAGCCGGTTTGGGAACAGAGCCCGTTGCAGCTTGTTCGCTATAATGGTCTGCCAGCAGAACGCATCAGCGGCAGTGCCGCACCTGGCGTCTCTGCCGGTGAGGCAATGGCTGA belongs to uncultured Cohaesibacter sp. and includes:
- a CDS encoding TetR family transcriptional regulator translates to MSYLPKEQRRSEIIEAAIDVIQHQGLAAATVRNVAKVTASSPGQIHHHFDSADALRAEAFLCLWQRMKNEFLSQIKTTSPIEKLIANLGGCASPEIKEDFARLYKDLMEASRMSPAMQSVLIQIMNNSKTKHTELLRAAQEAGELHKNADAEQVAMSVLALSFGFGFMKDIGFTALDVHEIVRRQIDLVNRALSRPESPN
- a CDS encoding fructuronate reductase, producing the protein MTSDIFDAAKDTVKRPAYDRDKLTVRMCHIGFGAFHRAHQAVYTDQLIGMGKTEWAYREIELMGPTALLDGLAERGYLYTVVENGAEAQDARIVGSVIDHRHMANAGSEGIIEAISEDAIALVSITVTEKGYTLAANGGLDFENPMVKADLANPQAPKTVVGTLVAGLARRKAEGKKPFTILSCDNLPSNGHMTRRAVLDFARAVDAELAAWIEREARFPSTMVDRIVPAMTEESHQVLAACAGYGDPAGIVCEPFRQWVIEDDFVSGRPDWNLAGATFTKDVLPYENMKLRMLNGSHSFLAYLGYLGGYETIADTMGDAAYKKAAHDLMVKEQAPTLEAPEGVDLGDYADALIGRYCNPNIRHRTWQIAMDGSQKLPQRALESIAHHLKAGTPYPRLALLVAGWMNYVSGTDLQGQPIDVRDPLADRLRALASGDSAEAIVSGLMQKSGVFPEELAKSAPLQAALIEAYQSIRNKGVKQAIASLA
- a CDS encoding multidrug efflux RND transporter permease subunit gives rise to the protein MPSFFIDRPVFAWVIAIFIMLGGLLTLSLLPVTRYPDIAPPSVSIRATYPGASPEVVNDSVISIIEPELSGVKHLLYFESTANSSGMATVTATFESGTDPELAQVDVQNKIKSIEPRLPEAVQRTGLEIESSSSGFLMVVALTSPDGKQTALDLGDYMERNLVQPLNRVDGVGRVQSFVSKKAMRVWIDPHKLLSYSLSVSDVTGAIAAQNVQISPGRVGAEPTVEGQRIGVPLTVEGQLSTPEEFENIVLRSNQDGSKLILGDVARVEVGAETYAFVSRINGAASAAMAIQLAPGANAMRVSQAVQDRMTDLATAMPDGMEWSVPYDTSPFVAISIEKVVHTLIEAMILVFLVMLLFLQKIRYTLIPAIVAPIALAGTLVVMYASGFSINVLTMFGMVLAIGIIVDDAIVVVENVERIMATEGLPPKEATRKAMKQITSAVIGITLVLTAVFIPMGMQSGAVGEIYRQFTMSMAVSILFSAFLALSMTPALCATLLKPIDPDHHASKGGFFGWFNRGLDGITNVYTRMVAVFARKVAIMAVLYLAIVSGLGYSFIKLPTSFLPVEDQGAFITLYSLPSEATQERTKEIVSMYEHHAHTREATKDVFAVVGFSFSGMGSNTALSFTTLKDWAERDSSAGNEANIANRTMFAAPEGQIYSILPPSIPSLGTSSGFAMRLQDRAGLGNEALVNARNQLLGMAAQSPLLMGVRPDGLPQGASIRLEIDRQKAEFLGVPFTSIASTLSSAMGSNYVNDYSYQGQLRRVTVQADAPYRMQIEDVLKLNLPSSTGAMVELSEVVKPVWEQSPLQLVRYNGLPAERISGSAAPGVSAGEAMAEMERLASKLPEGFGIEWTGQSLQEKNTNAQTPMLLALSMLVVFLVLAALYESWSIPFSVLLVIPLGVIGAVVLVHLRGLENDVFFKVGLITIIGLSAKNAILIVEFARALYDEGNSLLEAVTEAARLRMRPILMTSLAFTLGVVPLMLSRGASAETQHAIGTGVFGGMITATFLGLLFVPAFFVFVVGIANLFKGKKHQDKASV
- a CDS encoding efflux RND transporter periplasmic adaptor subunit — encoded protein: MPHSSRNHLLAVALGLAFGLSLAPSISMAQGAQRPPAMVTTKEIKPETVTISEELPGRVSAFRTADIRPQVGGILEKRLFEQGIDVKENQPLFEIASETYEAQVENARAALTSAEASLDLANIKLDRARQLFEKQSASQQTYDSAQAEAKSAEASVAAARATLKAQQINLDFTTVRSPIPGRIGAALVSEGSLVSANQPQALATVQQVDKVYVDLRRSALDLLKMQKMANLAPDTSSIEILGVDGTAYKQKGQPIFTDVTVDESTGDVTMRVLVDNPDQDLLPGMFVRALVPLQTVENALLVPQQAIIRGLSGDARIVVVDGEGKAHFRDVVLGELVKRSYIVTEGLEPNETVIIRGQTRVAQDGAQVNATPAEQPKQ
- a CDS encoding histidine phosphatase family protein; the encoded protein is MSFPSLPQRTFCMIRHGQTTANRDFIVAGETDVPLSDLGREQASQLASLKWEMETVLYVSPKTRAQDTCRLAFPGRSFEIHQDLRERNWGEFEGKLVSELPARHAEPRDGETWDTLVERVHNAITECCTKTAARTPACLPVFVCHAGVIRAVMSMVGIGADAPSAPNATPLFFRWTGAGHEMVEQL